NNNNNNNNNNNNNNNNNNNNNNNNNNNNNNNNNNNNNNNNNNNNNNNNNNNNNNNNNNNNNNNNNNNNNNNNNNNNNNNgaatccattgcatccactgaacagtatcatctccagacagaggagcagattcagcgacagactgctgtcactgtcctgctccactgacagacttgaggagatcgctcctcccctacactatgcaactcttcaattccacccaggggggtaaacgttaacaatatacagtaatccctcctccatcgtgggggttgcgttccagagccacccacgaaataagaaaatccgcgaagtagaaaccatatgtttatatggttatttttatattgtcatgcttgggtcacagatttgcgcagaaacacaggaggttgtagagagagaggaacgttattcaaacactgcaaacaaacatttgtctctttttcaaaagtttaaactgtgctccatgacaagacagagatgacagttccgtctcacaattaaaagaatgcaaacatatcttcctcttcaaaggagtgcgtgtcaggagcacaggctgtcagagagatagagaaaaaaaccaaacaaatcaatagggctgtttggctgttaagtatgcgaagcactgcggcacaaagctgttgaaggcggcagctcacaccccctccgtcaggagcagggagagagagagagagaaacaaaaatcaatacgtgcccttcgagcttttaagtatgcgaagcactgtgcagcatgtcgtttcaggaagcagctgcacaaaaaatagcaacgtgaagataatctttcagcatttttagacgagcgtccgtatcgtctaggtgtgcgaacagcccccctgctcaatcctcctacgtcaggatcagagaaagtcagcgcaagagaaagagaaatgtaagctgggtagcttctcagccatctgccaatagcgtcccttgtataaaatcaactgggcaaaccaactgaggaagcatgtaccagaaattaaaagacccactgtccgcagaaacccgcgaagcagcgaaaaatccgcgatatatatttaaatatgcttacatataaaatccgcgatggagtgaagccgcgaaaggcgaagcgcgatatagcgagggatttctgtacaagattattgtctattatacctgctttgcactctccaccttgcattttttttttttataaacttgcactgcatttttattgctctttaattaatattgtttttatcagtatgctgctgctggagtatgtgaatttccctttggggattaataaagtatctatctatctatctatctatctaatggtatGTAGGACTATTGCTATTTTATCCTTTCATATAGTATTAACCTAGATACAAAATGTTGCTTGTATTCTGGCATCGTAAAAGGATAATGAacagatttatatatttatgtttaagtACTAAATGCATTTTACATGGTCTTAcatgtgtttgttttaatttatttcagtttttggtaaatGTCAAAGAGAATCTGCTAGTTTACTACAGATATTAGGCAAAttaatgtaaatttgacttagcccattatatttacataatgtgtaaacacaaataacaaatacaacataaaatacatagGTTAATTGCTTCATGGCAGTTCCATTTTGCAATCtgaatcaggtcaggtcagttatatacaattataaaaaacaaaaatcactaaaATTCTAAACTGCTTTTTTCTTGTCTCTTCTTTTGtaaacaatttctttttaatCCATTGTTTGAGCTGGTTCTCTCTCCCCTAATAAGGCTGCTGAGAATTATTTGAATCATAAGGAGATAGTTATCTCTCTAAAGAAACATGACAACTGCATTATATGATCAGTTTTTTCTAATATGTTTACTAATTTCaccaataatgttaataataattattaccaTACTATAATCCATTAACCATAAtacaaaatatgaacaaaaaaagtcaAGAAATACCAGggttttaaaatgtatgttgaCAAGTTCAGTGATTACACACAAACCCATTTCTGTTCTTTATCAGATGTCTTTAAATATTGTAGAATTCACAACAGACACAAATGATCCTTCAGATCGAAGATTCACATTAAGCTTTCTAATCTCcccagtcttacctggactggtgcatGGCAtccaactctttaaatttggactgCAGAACTGGCAGTCTGCACTTATGCATGTCATTTGTTACAACATGGACGATGACAACTGGATCTACACACACTCTGGCAAAGAGCCTATCTGCTGCTCTAGGAAGGTCTCctacctgtgcacccagaaggcaacatACCACAAGAGACTCTGTCTCTGGAACACACCTAATGATGGAGCCCCCCACTATcactaaatgtatttttatggttACTGCTTTTAAAGTTCCCCATCCCTACCAACCACCTCTGGGTTACCAGGTCTGTAAGGTCCTGAAAACTGTTGGAAACCTCAAACTCTCATATTAATGTCACCAGACAGTGTGCACCTCTTGTCTTGTGCTTATGTCCGACCGTGAACCACTTACGTTTACTGTTCTGCATCACTTTGGGGATGCACACCATCTCCCTAAAGGTCATCTGTGCAAAATTCACCAATTCTTTACTACAAAACAGGCTAGCCACACATCCGCCACCTCCTCAAGTTCAGCAACCATCAGCCAGCATCTCCCATCCTTTGTCAAAGCCAGCGTCCAAAAAATCTGACATCACACAAGACTTGCATTGTACTGGCCTCAGGATTAAAATTCGATCAAGTGAAAGTTAAATTATATTCAGTTTTCTAAAGACGTAGTTATGGGTTTAACAAACTACAGTACCCATTTAATACCTAATGGACCTCTTTAAGACCCACATGTTAACGGTTTAAGTTGCTCTCACTGCTAAGTGCTTTCTGctgtaaatgtgtttttattagttACTAGAATTTCCCTTTAGcctatttgttttcctttttgccacttcTTTTTCTAACCAATATAAATGCTACAAATGTTTAAACATCCCCATTTTCCAATCCATTTCTACTCCTCCTTCTAGTACCCATACTCTCCCACTTCGACTTAATGTATTGGAGTTAACCAGTAACCTATTACTTCCTTCTTTACTGGGAAACCCACTTGCTCACTTATTTTTGAAAGAAACATAGCTAATTATTTACTTACTGCCCTCCACTGAAATTTATCATGTGTATAGGCTGCCAAGATGTGAACACCCCAAACACACTCATACTCATATTAATCTTTGCTCCTGGGGTGTACGGTGAAAGCAAAAATACTTCTAAAGGGGGAAAAAAGTTGGAAAACGATCTATCGGATCTTTCCCTAAAGCATCTGTCTGGGACATACAACAGAGCATACCAggactataaaaaaaacaaaaaaacaaataatgcataaataaataaaaactatatgTAGAGAATTAAACAAGCTTAATTAAATCCTTAATAATTCCACTCATACACTGCACTACAAATGCTGCAACAGCATTTAAATCTAAACAAGGAGTAATGCCCGAGTTCAGAAGAAAGGGTGAATGACTAGTTAGTAATGGACAAATGAAATTTGTGTAGACCAGAATCCCGAAACCCTACATGTCTATAAAGTATCAAAACATTTATAAACCCGTCTATAAACCTAAAAAAATATGTtcacttttctgttttgttgcaCCTACTGCATGATTCTGCGTTcagttttttcattgttttaatgttaacagcactatattttaaaatgtgcaaagtggTCTAGGCCTAGAAATGGAAGTAAActacaatacaaataaacaatttaaaaagagatGGAGGAGGCATGATTTTTAAATGCTCTTCAACTATGATCATACCTCTTTCCCTTTTAGTCTTACAAATGAAATAATGAGCATCATATTTTATATCATCTTAGACATAAATCTAAGGTTTGACCGGTTTTCTCAGGGACAAAGAATCAAGTGATTTAATATGCTTACCTGACCTGTTGTCAGTAAATTCTGTCCTGCATTCTCAGCAGCAGCTCTCAGAGGATCCAGTGGAGAAACCAACAAGGTAGACTTGGCTACGTCTTTTCCAGAATCACAACGCTTACCCTTTTCACATCTGAAATCctccttgcttttctttaaaactgTGTCTTTGTTTACCAACAAATACACTTTATTATGGTAAATTATAAGCAGGTTGCGGGCAGTCTTGAAAAACTGCTCTCTAGCAGAGTTTGAAGTGGCAGTGTAAATCTGCTTTATCTCTTGTGACAAAGAGTGATGGCACTTCATAAAACATTTTAGGAGACGAAAAGCTATTGTGTTTGAGGTAGTTATAGGAAGCAGGCACTTATTCAATGAAGCATTGTTTTGGTCAACGCTGTTTGCTCTGCCATCACCAGCAGATTTTTCACCACCAAGCAGATCAGGTTTTGAGGCTTTTGTAGCTTTTACAGGAGTAATGCACAATACTAATGTGAAGTCCGTTGATTCCTTTTGATGACCACTATGTGAAGAACCAGAGGCAGCCTGTAATCTTGTAATTAATGAATGAGGTAACAATGAAAAAGGAACAACAATTACTTCAGCTTCTGCAGGAATGAAAAGTTCAATGTCAGTGATCACATCCATGTCTTGTTTTGGCAAGTCTGTATTTTCAATCATTACCTCTTCCATTGGAGGAAAAAAAGCTGCAAAGTACCAACTTAACAAAACTCATAAATTTCCCATAAAGGTTAgaaatgaagaaagaagaaattcCTGGTAAATATCTTTCACTCcttatattttactttgtttcaagGGATCTTGTATAGAATATAGGTTTTTTGACTTTTCCCAACACAGAAACAGCGATAATCctgcgatttaaaaaaaaaaaaaaagaaagaaaaaaaaaagtgttagctctcaacatttaaaaaaaaaaaatcgatagTGAAGTAagctgaaacataaaaacaacCCTGCTGCTACTACAATGAA
The sequence above is drawn from the Erpetoichthys calabaricus chromosome 3, fErpCal1.3, whole genome shotgun sequence genome and encodes:
- the LOC114648174 gene encoding uncharacterized protein LOC114648174 translates to MEEVMIENTDLPKQDMDVITDIELFIPAEAEVIVVPFSLLPHSLITRLQAASGSSHSGHQKESTDFTLVLCITPVKATKASKPDLLGGEKSAGDGRANSVDQNNASLNKCLLPITTSNTIAFRLLKCFMKCHHSLSQEIKQIYTATSNSAREQFFKTARNLLIIYHNKVYLLVNKDTVLKKSKEDFRCEKGKRCDSGKDVAKSTLLVSPLDPLRAAAENAGQNLLTTGQEESSLPSNSKNQLDSVNIKKLREQVGITKDVQVCLARITEGVKHKASNSFPTSLPREEIGNVSPGSSINDLPELTELVNQEENEYESSPKKSKICLNLERSERKDTEMNIPVKDCTFAFSLDERLSLLDPLSLNQTHPKHFDFDDSLRHEKINRIKAILKEKEAKVECLRNQNMHLESDSTALLP